The following nucleotide sequence is from Capra hircus breed San Clemente chromosome 4, ASM170441v1, whole genome shotgun sequence.
ACCGTTAAATCTATGCAAAGTTTGCAAGCCAGCTATTAAACCCATGGCAGCTTGAAACTAGCCAAGCAGGAGTGTTTAcaccatgaaagtaaaaaaacacacaaatcagtgctttgttttttgaaaagtaaagttAGGTCCTTTTACCATTTGGAAACACTGAAACTGAAGATGGATTCAAGATTgatatgaaacaaaatataatagtgcactaatatatgtatatatatatatacacatatatatatcatatcataTGGTTTTAATCATCGATAAAAACCATTAAGGACAAGGCCAacacaaaaaaaattaatcaaaaaagtACCAACAGGCAAACTACAAACTGGGGAAGTTACTGTAAAATGCATTAAGAGTAACCTATTAAGAATTCTTACAGATTAGTAAGAAAAAGAACAGTATCTCAATGGCAAAACTCTCATATAACTCACAAAATACAAATGAGttcaacattaattttaaaaaattaaacataccaGATTTTGCCTATCACAATGgccaagaggggaaaaaaatagaacacaGCCAGTGTTGATAAGTATGTGATGGGTACTAtgaaaaactgggcttcccagatggctcagtgataaagaatctgcctgccaatgcagtagatgaaagttcgatccctgggtagggaagatcccctggtgcagggaagagcaacccactcaagtattcctgcctggaaaatcccgtggatggaggaacctggtggactatagcacatggggtcacagagagtcggacacaactgagcacacacactaagAAAAGCTACAGTGTGAAGCTGGCATAAACTTTTTGTTGGCAACTGACATTGATCTTACCATGTAAGGTAAATATATACCAAATTGACCATGCAAATTTCTGAATTTATTCTAAGAAAACTAAAAACGCATAAAGATTTAGTTAAGACTACTGTGACCAATAATAAAGAATAGGCTAAATATGGTAAAACCATTTAATAAAATACTTTGCCCACATTAATGTTGCTGAAATATCTGACATAGAAACTTTCTCACCATTTAAATTCAAAAAAGTCTTAAATGGAGGCAACAAAATGGTACATTtaggaagtttttttaaaaaatgtgtacgGAGAGTATATTGAAGAGGATATACAACAAAGTgtgattaatatttttcttttcactttacaTTTCTACAATGTCCATATATTATCTGGGTATGCTGCTTGTTTAACAGGAGTTAATGaactttagtaaaaaaaaaaaaaatcatttcaaagcATCAGAGTCTGAAACGAATTTTGTAAACaatcatttctagttttttaaatgtaCCTGTTCAAAATCAAGGCTCATCATTTTGTTTGGAACAATTCTTGTTTGAGAATCAAATGTCATGTAGATGAGAACGCAAACATAAAGCGACAGGAAAGTGAGTGAAACTAACTACAAGCTTTGTTTCACTGGCTATTGCAGTATAATGAATAAACTGacagttaacaaaaacacatttatttttgtcttcaaagAACAAACTGTTCTTTTCCCAATATAACCATGATTAACTTACAAAAATGGGTATTTACAATGCATCTTCAAAGCATTTCCCTTTAACGGGAAACTTGCCTTCACAGAATACAAacattaaaaggttaaaaaaaaaattctattttgttgtcattataaaagaaaacagaacctaAGCATATATCAAGGAAAGTTATTCATACTTCAGGTCCTTCTCCTCCAGGAACCAGCTGCAAAGGAGGAAAAAGTTTAAAACTTAGTACCACATGATCTAAAAACCCCTACTGAGAGCTCACTGACTGGTCATTGATCAGCCTTTGCCTCTCCCTCATATTCCCATTTTCCCCATGTCACCTCTGTTTACAATTCCAACAGTATCAATTAATACTTAGTGATTTAATGTTTCAACAATTAATTCTTggtaaaataaatgattaaaaagcacaagcagggacttcactggtggtgcaatgattaagactccatgctcccaatgcagcgggcccaggtttgatccttggtcaaggaactggatcccacatgttgcaactaagtaAAGATCTTTTGTGAGGCAACTaaaacccaatgcagccaaataaaaaaataaataaatatcttaaaaatacatAAGATAAAAGGTATAAACAAACTAATCTTAGGCCTAATGTCATCTTCAACAGTTTGGCCACAGAATCCTGATCAGCAGAGCATTCCCTTCCCATCCTAAGCACTGCTGGGCCAAGAACATTGAGTTAAGCAAGTCAGTTCTGTAATCCCTGCCCCACAAAGATGGCTTAACATCTAAATAAAAGACCTTCACTGTCTTACCATTgttatattatttccatttagcAAAATTTGATCTAATTTAGTAATTCTTCTTCCTTCTGGTGTGATTTCACTaaacaaaaagattttcaaaaagtCAGGATAAAGAGTGATAATCAAAGCCAACATTCTGATCCACCAAAAGGTTAGTTACTATATATAAATGAACTGTACACTTTCCAGAGACAAGGTTATCCCCATGGTGATGTCAATTCTCCAAAGGCAACAGAGTGGACTGATGGCATAAGACCCATATCCACTAGTGCAGATCTTCATCTAAAAAACTGAAACTTGCCAAGGAGgtcaaatatgaaataaaatgtttatatatatatacataagttGTAGAGTaactaatttaaaacattaaatgtttttattataagTTCCTTTATTTGATCTGAGCCCTAAGATCCCTGGCTGCTTTTAGTATCTTTTACCTTAAATCTTTGTCTCCACTAACTTCCTAGCAATTAGTGACAATTAAATTATGGCAATAATCATCCAATCCAATTTTACTAACATCAGTAGGTAAACTTTCTCTCTTTAGAGTAATTCAAACAAGCAGTGTGCTCTCCTACATCCTTTTACTGACTCAACAGCACTAAAACTGCCTTAAATCAAACACAGAGATTCCCCGTacccattctttaatttttaacacTACTCACAATTCAGTGACATCTTCCAATACCATATCTGAAATTTGgtgttaagaaaataaacataccaAATTAAATTTACTCTGGCTTATTTCTTTGTTCAGTTTTAATTATAACATTGAATACAATGGCTCAAATGCAAGCTGCGTGCAATTGGTAGGAACTTCATCTTTCAGTACCACAATCCCTTAAAACACTAtcacaatttcaaaaaaaaaattaaactttattataATAATCGGTAAGTGCTGATAGTctatagttcttttttaaaaatctgaagaaaaatcCATACAACCACCTTTTAAAAGGATACTGACAAAGTCATCAAATCCCAGAAGTGTGCCAACAATCTCTTTATCACTCTTCATCACAATGTGAATTCTTGATCCTATACACTTGTCCACAAGCTCTGCAGATAAGGGCGGGAGAGAGAAAAGATTAGTTTGCCCATTCATATCATTAACAAATATTTGAATGCCTACTGACACTTGTTACATGCATATGGTGAAAAGATAAGCCAGGAAAAGTATTCACTCCAAAACTTTAGACCTTATGTTACATATCTCTGTTCAGTCATTCTATTAAAAGGAAAGTTTTCCCTCCCTGTTCTTCATTTAACCCTCCTTTGTAGCAATTTATCATGGTTGTGgtttaatattattttagttaTCTGATTAACATATGAACGCCCCTCTTGACTCTAAGCTGAAAGAGAGCTGAGAGGTGGTTTTTACTCATCAGTGTATCCCCAGTGGACAATGCCTGAAATGTACTGGTCATTCAGAAGAATTTGttccaggaaggaaaaaaaccttTACAATCACTGCCACATCCACTAACCCGATAAcccttcaaatataaaatattaaggaaaaaaaaaaggcagaactgTCTTCATCAGAGACTCCTCCTTGTCATTAAGTCTACGTCTGCCCTGTATCCTGTTTCCTACACTGGTTTGCATGCTATCTGAAGGTAATGGCCGTGATTTAAATTTGTTGAACAGTGCCCAATCAGTGTCTAGTGCACAGATGGCGCGGTAactgtttgctgaataaatgagtaaTAACAGCTAGTTTTCAGAGGCCTCTTTAAAGGCTCATTCCAAACCCAAGGGCCTCATTCAGAAACCAGCCAGACAGGATATAACCCGGGTAGTTTAAAAGCCCGGTTGCGGAATGGGCCTGTCACTCACTATTATAGAGGCGAGCACCCAACAAAGAAGGTCGACGACACATTCACCAAGACTGAACCTTTCCGGTGAAGGTTTGGGGAGTCAAAAATCCCTGCCTCAAGAAGACTCCCCCACGCCAGAGACGTGTGCGGCCTGAGGCCGTCGAGACTTGGAACCTAAAGGAGAGCTGCAGAGAAAGCTACATTTTTCTAACACTCGGTCAGGGACTGCCTTGCTCTTCGGCCCCAACCCTAACTTTCAACTCCCCGCCCCGGCTCCCCAACAGGACAAAGATTACCTAGAGGAAGCAGCTGCGAAGGGTTAGTGGTAGCGTTAGCCGCCATGGCTACGCCGGAAGTGGCCTGCCTCTATCGACGTCGGAACGGCGAGTTTGAAAGAGCGCGCTTCCGCTTTTTTCCGGCCCGGGCAGGCTCGACCAATCTGAGGCCGAGAGTGCGATTGAGGAGAACCAGCCACTTCTTTATCCTGCAGTGAGATTCTAGAAAGTGTTTCTGTTCACTGAGCGTTCTAGGTTCTCCACAGATAACTCTCCTCTCCAAACTTCCAAGAGACTTTAGAGATCTCCGGTCTTATAAATAAGTTACTTCTCTAACCCGGAAGACTGCGAAACGGAAGCCTTTGTGCTGTCTTATTTCTCCTTATCGAGGTGTGTCTCATATCAACCCAGGATCTTTCTTCGACCAGAATCAATAAATTTGATTTTCCCGCCACCGATTCATTGTGTTGCAAttttcgttaaaaaaaaaaaaaaatctaccgcTTCTTTTAAAAGTTGGATGATTTGAAAACCCACAACTagcatttttaataaagttttctgGGCAAGGGGTAAATTTTAagtatgttttctattttctactatcgttttctttttctatttttctattctactttttcaattttttccatttctactgTTTTCTATCTTCTACtatcaggagttggtgatggacagggaagcctggtgtgctgcagtccatggggtcgcaaagagtcggacaaaacagtgacagaactgaactgtcCTTTTTAATCTTGTAATATCGAGAAGTCTACTATACATTTTGTATACACTATTTCTTCCACAGTCCAACAGGCAACTACCAGATGTCATTCTATGTTAACAACATCACATTTAGGAAACCTTGGTGCTTTTACGCAtctgttttgaaaagaaaaagcgaACAAATTTTTTGCGTtcgtctattttatttttatatctgagGAGCTTAAAGCTAAAGAGTTTAAGCAGGAAAGGCCAGGAAGAacatcattcattcacacaatGGCTGCAAAGCACCAATCATTCATTCATCGAACAAATACTTTAGTTGAACATTGGCATTTTGCTCAGTATAACCAGCGTAAAGAACAGAACTACAACGTCTTCTGCCCTTATAGGAGCTAAAGGATAAATGGGGGAGAAAGACAACTAGCAAGCATTATGTACAAAGCACGTGGAATTTAATATGTAAAGCAAAAAGTCCTCTTTTAACTTCAGGGATCTTAGTCAATCGTCACATCATTCTTTGGCAAGACAAAGTaatgccaaaaaaaattttttttcttatatctaTTCTTGTTTCATTTTCACCATACCATAATGTGAATAGGAACCAAATTCAAGGTATTGTTGCTACCTGATAGAGtttaaaattcaagaaaataagCTTTAAGTCAATATCTTGCTTTCCATTACAGAAACCAAATTAACATTCAGCACTATTGATGAAGAATAAAGGAGGTCTTATACTCTGAAAACGGGGATAGTTTGTTTACACAGTAGTTAATGGGGATTGCAGGAAGAGGTGTTTTTATTCTACTGAGTTCTTTCCTGAGGCAAGACACGAAACAACAGGCCAATTccaaatgaatttgaaaacataTCATAGCTCTGTCTCCAGGGTTTTTCTCCTGGTTCTTACTTAAGGAGCAGACATAAAATAGAACTTACAATTTATCATAACACATAATTACAAGAAGCTCTTCAATGTACTGTATGTTCAGAAagacatttctaattttttccctGGAGATAAATTTCATCATAAAATACAAGCAAATGTTTCctttcaaaataatattaagGAAGTATTTCATTATCTCAAATCGCTATTTCCAATCTTGTTTTTtccaacactttttaaaataaagcagaaattcctATTTTCCCTCAGCGTGTCCTTATAG
It contains:
- the LSM5 gene encoding U6 snRNA-associated Sm-like protein LSm5, producing the protein MAANATTNPSQLLPLELVDKCIGSRIHIVMKSDKEIVGTLLGFDDFVNMVLEDVTEFEITPEGRRITKLDQILLNGNNITMLVPGGEGPEV